Part of the Lolium rigidum isolate FL_2022 chromosome 6, APGP_CSIRO_Lrig_0.1, whole genome shotgun sequence genome, CGTGTAATCATTTTAGCTATTGATATTTTGTGGTTGTTTGGGCAGAGGGATTACCACAATATGACGAAGGAACCAAGTGAGCTACACTTCCTGTTTGCTCTCACGATCTTGAGTGCTCAGCACCAAGAAGTTGAACAAACCCAGCAATTATTAAGGCATATAGCATTTTCCGGTGGGTATGGGACGATGACTATGACACAAGGTGTCACGCAGGGTGCAAATGAAAATTCTGGAATGTCTTACGTACCATACAACATGGGTCCTTCAGTTGGTGCAAGCTTGGTTCCACAGAGTACTAACATGGGCACCTCCCAGTCAGGTATGTATGGTTTTACTGAAATTGTGCTTATATCATGTCCTTAGGAATGTGTGCCTAATTAATCTTGATAATATTTTTGTAGCCATTAAATAGAGTTGTAGACTAGAAATCCAATAGCCAGCATAATATTTTCCCTTCTACTAACTTAGTTTCTTTTACCTTGTTTTCTTTCAACAAGCTCACAATGAGCATGTGAACACAGAGTTATCTTTGGGGATGAACCCTACACATCACAGCTCGAGAGTGTCCAACAACAATCATGTAACAAGAATGGTAGACACATCTGAAACCAATAGAATTTTGGTAAGGACTCTACGCTATATATACATTACCAATACCATATGTAGTGGGTAGCTGCTCCCTAAGGCTCCACTTAAAAGCTGCAGTCCATGGTGTCGCCGCCACCCCCTGTAACTGTGGAGGAGGTCCCAAACGAACCGAAGTTCATTTGCCCAGTCTGCTTACACGAAATTGCGGACGCGTTATCGACTATCTGCGGCCACATCTTCTGCAAGGAGTGCATTAGGGCCTCCATCAAGGCTCAGAAGAAGTGCCCTACCTGCAGGACGAAGCTGAACCTGAGAAACATCCACCGGGTCCACCTTCCGACGATGGACTGAACTGATCCAGCCATTCTGGGCATAGTGGAGCCTCAGCACCCGGCCCTTTTCCTTGCTGCCATCGTGACGATGTTGTATTGCTATCTGATTTGTTCTCCACAGGGTTATCATCACCTTTTAGTGTCCCCTCAGTAGTATAACAAGCCATGTTGCTGCTAGAAGCTTTGAGACGTTGTTACCATACAAATGTCCGTAGTGTTTTGTTGTGGAAGCCTGTGCTTGCTACTTAATTTGTAATTCGTGCGCAAAGAAATATCCAATATTTTTCTGATGTTGAAAATTTGTAAGGACTTCTCTTACATGAGTTTGTAATGTAGTGCTATATGTACGATGACTTTTTGTCCGACACATGTACGATGCACTGCATGGCCGTCCGTTTCAGCTGGCTAGCAATCTGCCTCCGTTCCATTGGCGTTTCGTACATACTTCGGACAAAGTTTGTCGTACGCAAAGCCATTCCGTTTTGTGATGTCAGTTTCCATCGTACATAATTTGGATCGTATGGGTGGCCATGCATCTAAATCCAAGTGGATGTCACATCTTCGTGAGCCTCAATATGCACAACACTGGCATATGGCTCTGTGGATATCACAACTCACACCTTAATGGGTTTTGAACTAATCACCTAAATCCAGGCTAAATTCTGTTTGGGGCCAATAAAATAAATTATGAGTTTATCAAAGGAACCCTAGTACCAATACGGCGTCCATTTGAATCCGAATGGCATATGCAACCTCCACGTCATACAGAATGAAAACACAATTTGACTATTTCTTACTGCTATCTCTAACAATTAATATTTGTATGCTTTCAAAATATTTGGTGATTAAATAAAACTAGGAAAAAAATCTAAGAGAAACATCTTGTACGTTGGAGAATATCATATATTTGTTGGTGCTTCTCGAGCACCGAGCCGCGATTTGCAAGATGAAATCCAAAGTTTGGCCTTGATTGGTTGTACCTGACAATGACCTTAGTTATGGCATTGTTTTGAAAACTTGGCTATTTTTCAGGGTAAAAATTTAAGATCTTCGATCACACGACGATAACACCCGTGCATCGTAAAAAGATCGTATATAGTACGAATTTTATAGAGATAACGTCATTTGCCTAAGAATTAATTAATTCTCATTTGACTGAGAATTAGACATACCCTATATAATAGATATTTTTATAATTATATTTGATAGTTAATACTTTCAGTATGTATGAACCATTGGTACTATTCGCTAAGTAAACCTGCGGTGAACAATTGAGAAAAAAATGTATATTCGTTGATGTGAAAATACCATCTAGAGACcgacaaaaggcatacgtcttttTTTACTCTCTTTTTCCAACAAGAAACTATCAAAGGTGATTTCCGTAAAGAGACTAATATGCGGTAAATAATAAAATGCTAAGTAATATTACCTCCCTTCCAAAACTTAAAACTTATTAGAAATTAGATTTAAAAAAGGATTTTATTTcaaaatggaggtagtatgtggCAAAAGGTACTAACTCAAAAAATGtggaaaatttaaaaatataaaagcaTCTTCAGTCACGTCCTCAAAACGGCCAGCTTCGCTTTCGTTCCCCTTCCTCCTCTGGTGCTCCCGTGCCCTCCGCTCCTTCCGAAGCATAAAATCATGCGCCGGGCGTTCTAGCGCCTCCTCGAGGAGCCTCTACCGCTCGACCGCCATGAAGAGGCGACCCCCTCCTCAATAGGCGCCTCTTCGATGGAGATTTCGACGATACGCCGCCATGTGGCCACGAACTCCCTCCTCCTAGACGTGAGTGTCATCCTAGAGCTACTTTTTTTGACGTAAAATCCTGGAGCTACTTCAACGACTCATGACTGAATGATGGTCTTCTGCTCCCCGAGGTCCGGCCCGTCGCTCCAGTCCTCCAGGTCATCGTCCCCCTCATACTCTTCCTCCTCCACTGCTGCATCTACCTCCGCCTCTTGCTCCGCACCAGCCATGAACTGCACGTCGAGGTCGACGATCTCCTCTATGCCAGCTCCGATTCTCCCCCCCCCCGTTTGGTGTCCTGTAGAGCCGTTTTGCCAATCGTATGACCTCCAAACGACCTCCCAAACAGCCATCAATGGCAATATAAAATCATAGTTTTACATTAAAAAGTTCAGCAAGGCAAGCTCGTAAAATAGTTAACAAGTTTTGAAACACATAAAACTAGGCCCCTCCTTTGAGAATCCACAAATGATCCACTAGATCATCTTGTAGTAGGTGATGAGTAGTTGAGTCTCAGATTTCCTAACACATGACAAATGAAGTAGGTGTCGTACTCCCGAAGGCCAACATAATCTTCATAAACAGCCTCCACTTCATCATGAAACAACGCCAAAATGTCACTTTGTCGTGCAACGGTCATCCGTAAAGTAGCCAgcatacaacatgcagtagccctccggtCTCTCGCCTCGGCTTGCTCTTGCGCTGCCCTGGCCTCGAGCTTCTACGTCGCGGCTTCAAATCCTAGGTGTACATGTCTAGGAGGCAAGAGATAATCTTCATATGCTCGTCAGCGGCAATGACAACAGTATCGGCCTCTTCCTCCAGTAgagcggcgaccacctcctcatcGTCTGAATCCATGACCNNNNNNNNNNNNNNNNNNNNNNNNNNNNNNNNNNNNNNNNNNNNNNNNNNNNNNNNNNNNNNNNNNNNNNNNNNNNNNNNNNNNNNNNNNNNNNNNNNNNGTcggctataagagcatctccactcgtctccccacagagccccccacggccacttttttttcatccggacggcgaaaacggCCCGGGCcggccccggttcctcgttttgatccggatttgagcctattttcgtccggactccccatgccatcctcggtttctcgGGGTCTcccgggactccggatgaagctaaaccaaccgcccacgcccacgtgtctcctctttcgtccggatttcccgagccatcctctttttccccgagaaacgccgcttggggagcacatgactgggaaactactcctccccacgccaaatcttcctccaatccggacgaaaatttcgccggatttggacgtggggagcgccaacgagtggggatgctctaacaatttgccacatcatctatagtcaacttatagctagcatgtacaatagtaaaCTATAAAAGTCTAGTACggaggtggcattttggcacacgcgtgcatatgcacccattatataaaataataaaaaacaattttagaaatgtcaa contains:
- the LOC124663354 gene encoding probable histone acetyltransferase HAC-like 1, with amino-acid sequence MDQVGGSDIGRADTTPLQHQQTHNVVGLATEFDHEFVMLRQDTREKIFEYLGRRTTDPTWWPRLPDLVRRLEEILFRRYPNKRDYHNMTKEPSELHFLFALTILSAQHQEVEQTQQLLRHIAFSGGYGTMTMTQGVTQGANENSGMSYVPYNMGPSVGASLVPQSTNMGTSQSGMYAHNEHVNTELSLGMNPTHHSSRVSNNNHVTRMVDTSETNRILSMVSPPPPVTVEEVPNEPKFICPVCLHEIADALSTICGHIFCKECIRASIKAQKKCPTCRTKLNLRNIHRVHLPTMD